CAGTCTGATCGAAACTATGAGCTCAGCCAAAGTGGTATCGAATGGTTCTGCTGTAATGTTTATTGGTGCTCCTCAGAGCATCGAAAAACTCAAAGAGATGATTGCATCTTTTGACACCTACAAAGCAGATCAGCCAAAAACCTCAGAGTTTTTTATGTACAAACCTAAGGTGATTTCTGCAGAACAACTTAGAAGTGACATCCTAAAAGCTGCCAAACAAATCGAGAAATCAGGACTCGAAGACCCTGAGCTCATTAGCGCCATGGACTCTGCTAAGATTTCATCTAGTGGAGATCGTGTTGTATTTACGGGAACACCTGAAGCTATTTCAAAAATAAAAATGATGGCTGAACAGTATGATAATCAGCAGGAACAAACCAAAGCCTCTCAGTATTTTATTTTCAAACCTCAGCACCAAACTCCTGAAGAGATTATCAAACAGTCACGACATGCTGCCGATCAAATGGAAGATAGAGGCCTTACCGATAGGAGTCTGATTACAGCTCTAAACTCCGCAACAGTTGTTTCTCAGGGAACTGGCGTTCTATATACTGGAACCAAGGATGCTATAACCCAAATTGAGGGCCTTGTTCCAACCTTTGACAATACAAAGGCTATCTCTCCCGACGCAAATCAGTTCTTTGTGTATACTCCTGTTCATATTACTGCCGATCAACTAAGGCAACACGCACGCCGGGTTGCAGATGATATGGAAGGCGCAGGATTTAGCGATAAGAGCTTGGTCAGCACCCTGCAAAATACTCGCCTTGTTTCCAATGGAAAAGGTGTTTTATTTACAGGAACTTCTGAATCAATTGCCAAAGTTCACCAGTTACTCCCTTCTTTAGATAGTCCAACCGATGATCAGCCCAAGCAAGTTGGGAAGACTACGTTTATGATCTACAAGATCAAGTATCTGACAGGGCAATCCTTAATGGGATACTTAAGAAATATGTCTTTAGACTTGCAACGTGCAGGCTCCACTCAAGACGATTTAATGACAACCTTGAATAATATGCGCTATGTTCAAGACACAAATTCAATCATCTTTACTGGAACTCCCCATGCCGTTCAAGAAGCGCTGGCTCTGGCTCAGAAATTTGATATTCCTTCGCTTGCTCAAGAAGCTCCTGTTCGTGCCCCTACTGGCTACTTGATTTACAAACCTAAGTACGTTCCTGGAGAAGAGTTAATTCGTGTACTCCACGATTTTGAGCAAAATTTAAGAACATCTGGTGTCAGTGATAAAGAACTCTTTGATGTGATTAATAATCTCAAGTGGATGGAAAGGACCTCATCGATTCTGGTCTCAGGTGATGAAAAGGAAACAAAAAAGGTTTTTGATCTTCTAGAACGTTTTGATATTCCCGGACCAGGAATTCCTGAGGGTGAGCCTGGAATTGAAACTGTCTCTGATATGAGTTTCCTCATTTACAAGCTGCAATATCATTCAGGAGAAGAGATCCAGACTGCGATTAAGCTTATCGGAGTAGACCTTGGAAAATCAAAATCAAATAGTGATCTAGCTCAAGCAATCCGAACACTTCAATGGATCGAAGTCACCAATTCCCTCGTTGCTACAGGACAAGCAGACTCCTTAGGGAAACTCAAAGAATTGATCAAGAGCATTGACATCCCTCTCAAACAGGTCTTTGTAGAAATCCTAGTGATTGAAACGCAAAATGCCGACACTCTAGAATTTGGTCTTCACTGGGGATCTCAAGGTGTTTACCGGAATAAGTTCTCTTATGGCACATATGGTCAACCCATAAATACATCCAACAACGTTGATCCATTGGCAAGCTTTAACAGCGCCGTACAGAACGTTACCGGTTCAGCAACTCCAACAGGGACCATGATTCCTATTGCATCAGGGGGAGATCTTGGAGTGATTGGAGATATTATTCTCCATAAAGGCCAAACCTATTTTGCACTAGGTTCTTTGATCAATGCACTCAAGAATGATGGTGATTCTACGATTGTGATGAACCAGAAGATCATCACTCAGGACAATAAAATGTCTACTATCTTCTCAGGGCAGAACATCCCGTATACTGGATCTCTTGTCACACAAAATGGTGCGAACCAAATCACAACAGCCAATCTGGAATACCGCGATGTAGGAATCAGCCTGAGTATTACTCCTGTTGTTGGGAATAACGACGTCATCACTCTCATGATTGAGGAAGATATTTCCGAACAAATCAATACCGACCGAGGAAGTAGCGTAAGCTCTGATCAGGTTCAAGGAATCACAACAAGTAAAAGCAGCACAAAGGTTGTTGTCAGTGTTCCAGACAAAAGCTTCCTTGTCTTAAGTGGATCAATTCAAGACTCTAAAACACGCACTAAAACAAGCATCCCCTGTCTTGGGGGGCTTCCTCTGATTGGCGCAGCTTTCTCTGATGTCAGTCTAGATAGCTCGGTTGCAAATATTGTCTTCTTTGTGAAACCACAAATTATCAAATCCTTCGATGTTTACTCTGAGATTACCGAAAGACAGGAAGATATCTTCCGCGGTTACTCAGGCGATCCCGAAGATTTTGATATTGGTGTCGAACTTGTCAAAACCCCAGACGATACTTATTAGTTTCAATCTGAAGTTGATAGAACACTAGCCCTAAGAGGGTCTCTAAACAGCTGGACTTTTCGTTCGATGAATGCTAGGCTATCCCCCAATGAAGTATGCAAAATTAATCCTCACTGTTCTTCTATTGCTCGCCATAACAGGTTGCTACAAAGTCCCTGATAAGATTGAGCCGCAGGTA
The window above is part of the Candidatus Neptunochlamydia sp. REUL1 genome. Proteins encoded here:
- a CDS encoding secretin N-terminal domain-containing protein gives rise to the protein MKSRTITLFLFHILLCFSLSTLYAEKDPNPHPQADLSPEKILVSDISSGPGYTINFDNVPILEVVKFISKIGKVNFLYEDVNLNFNVTIVSEEPTPLVHIMAAFIQVLRINGLDLIEQGNNLVISKGEGIRQIGTVVSKEVPLPGDYIPPIMTRVFYVKNANPDTLAGIIRPLLSSSAIIEVSEATRNIIVTDITQNIEEVQKLFYTLDVPKSALSIDSFSCRNNSPEELIALANQIMIPISEGNPLIFVPQNQTRSIFIVSTPFLIEQSITILEDLDNPPSLSRGIRGPLTANNILIYHIKHKPADVLMQGIKGIEGNLQQLGPSSQNLVGALNSMKFVKQSHSLFFVGDTQSLDEVKTILDSLDVPYSEQELEYIRGGFYIYKIQYNDEQEIANSLDKLVKNLKSSDHPDNDLITTIQSMKYIKENDSLMFTGDQRSINRLKELLPTFDVPQHQISKLPMSNHFFIYRPTNETAEDLLTQVKNTSKNLKNSNFTDTAFLKALSSATLSDKGKSVTFTGDQQSLDRIKALVAGLDQPKGPAPVETKNFVYQIQFVNPEYIEDGLQSIAKTLPSDNPLALTIDNMKYVKQSNSIVFRGSENTINELKTILPTLDNQQIAQNQAAGKSTYFVYKLQNASGNQVIKELKQTAQSIKGSTAQDKEVVQSINNIDWIQSTNSLVITGPPSVIDRIRGMIEKYDTHRAEATSFYVYKPTGITAEEFQKRVLSAAKEMNAAGLDNSSLIETMSSAKVVSNGSAVMFIGAPQSIEKLKEMIASFDTYKADQPKTSEFFMYKPKVISAEQLRSDILKAAKQIEKSGLEDPELISAMDSAKISSSGDRVVFTGTPEAISKIKMMAEQYDNQQEQTKASQYFIFKPQHQTPEEIIKQSRHAADQMEDRGLTDRSLITALNSATVVSQGTGVLYTGTKDAITQIEGLVPTFDNTKAISPDANQFFVYTPVHITADQLRQHARRVADDMEGAGFSDKSLVSTLQNTRLVSNGKGVLFTGTSESIAKVHQLLPSLDSPTDDQPKQVGKTTFMIYKIKYLTGQSLMGYLRNMSLDLQRAGSTQDDLMTTLNNMRYVQDTNSIIFTGTPHAVQEALALAQKFDIPSLAQEAPVRAPTGYLIYKPKYVPGEELIRVLHDFEQNLRTSGVSDKELFDVINNLKWMERTSSILVSGDEKETKKVFDLLERFDIPGPGIPEGEPGIETVSDMSFLIYKLQYHSGEEIQTAIKLIGVDLGKSKSNSDLAQAIRTLQWIEVTNSLVATGQADSLGKLKELIKSIDIPLKQVFVEILVIETQNADTLEFGLHWGSQGVYRNKFSYGTYGQPINTSNNVDPLASFNSAVQNVTGSATPTGTMIPIASGGDLGVIGDIILHKGQTYFALGSLINALKNDGDSTIVMNQKIITQDNKMSTIFSGQNIPYTGSLVTQNGANQITTANLEYRDVGISLSITPVVGNNDVITLMIEEDISEQINTDRGSSVSSDQVQGITTSKSSTKVVVSVPDKSFLVLSGSIQDSKTRTKTSIPCLGGLPLIGAAFSDVSLDSSVANIVFFVKPQIIKSFDVYSEITERQEDIFRGYSGDPEDFDIGVELVKTPDDTY